Within the Gopherus flavomarginatus isolate rGopFla2 chromosome 8, rGopFla2.mat.asm, whole genome shotgun sequence genome, the region ATCGAGGATGATTGCTGAAGATGTGTTACTTGTCTATGGAATGGGGGCTATGGTGGATGCTCACCTGCTGCTGGATGGTCCCAATGCAGCAGTGACTAGGGTAGCTTATCCCATCTCCTGGCCAGCTGTAGATGGGTAATTCTCTCAAATATGGACCTTGCTATTGTGATCTAGGCCATTGTCTCCTTAAGCTTGAATTGTTGCAGTTCAATTTACCATCGGGCTGCACTTCATCTATCTGGAAACTGTTGGTGCACAATGCAGGCCCATTTGCTAAGCAGTGCCACTAGTGGCAGCTCATGATACCACCCTCCAAtaggcagccagtgcagatcaTGAGTTTAACATGTGTTTTGGCCTATAAGGCCCTGAACTGCTTGGGAGCTGCCTACTTGAGACACCCCTCTGCCCATTCCATGCTGCCACCAACAGAGATTCTTGGGCTGGGTGAGCGTTCTCTGTTAGGGCCTCTTTTCTTGCGATCACTCTCTGACAAGGCCCCAATAGCCCTAATGTGCTGAGGTTCCAAGGCATGCTGCAAAGGTCACCAGTGAGGCGGCGGAAGCAGCTGAGGACAGGTTTGTATGGGAGGAAAGTACATGGAGATTTTCAGCTCTACTGGTCACATGACTGGTAAGCAAACTGCTGTGGCTGACTGTTATTTTGGCAGCTATGTCTGAATGGTGTAGGGCTGCACCCAGCAGGTAGGAGTTCTCTAGAGTACACTTCCTGGAACAGGTTAGTCCTGTtggccccattccctgccacaTGCTCACAGAAGGACAGAAAATCTGCAAGGCAAAGTCTGGTTGAATCTCTCCTACAGTAGTGTTAGGGGTTACCGCAACACAGCTGAATGCCAACACATGGCATGGCCACACTGCCACTTCCAAGAGGAAAATACCACCGGAAGCCTTCCTTGAGGGGGCACTAGGACTAGAAACAGCCTGCACATGGGGAAGGGGAGTTGTCGAACCCCAGGGAAGCCCAGCAGAGGGAAGTCTCTAACCCTCCCAAACAGGTGGGACAGGATAGAGGGCTCAGCTGGCCACCTCTGCCTCTCCAGCACATGTGCTTCCCACACTGGGAGGACacatttttcagaaaagaaaaaagggtcCAGTACAAGGCTGTACAGAGCTTGAGGTACAGGATAACTGCAAACATTTATCTGCAAACAGTGCCTGTTCCGATCACCTGTCCCATGCATCCCAAGGCTTTCCCCAGACTTCATCCCAAAAGCAGGGGCCTGCCCAGAGACTGCTAGCCCCAAAGGACTCAGAACAAATATGGGGACCCTCAAACAAAGCAGTTCAAGGTGCTCACTCTAATGAAGGTTCCTTACAATTATGAAGCCATAGCAGAACTCCCTGCTCTTGTGACACAACTGGGACAAAGGAGTAGCCACTCAGCAGACTACATTAGAAGCTACAATGCGCCCCCTGCTGGTTTCTTGGCCATACAGTAGGTTGCAGCTGCACTGTATCCTGCACGATCACTGTCCATGAAGGGCAGGGAGTACATCTGAGTGGGTCACTGCAGGGGAGACAGAGCCATGACTTGATTTGGTTAATGGGGACAATGGTACCGGTCCAGAGCAAGAACCATTTCTGCCTTGCGTAGTTCTTTATGTCCTGGCCTTTCTCCAGCTAGCTGTACCCACACTGTCACCCAGTCACTCTTTAAAGGATACAATGATATTCCAAGGGCCAAGCCGGAGCCAGTTGGGCCAGAACCCTTTATAGAGTGCAAAGAAGCCCTCACTCTTCCAtgtctggagaagagagagacaaagtgaccATGAAATGCTCCCCAAGCTCCTGATTAAGTGCACAATGAAACAGGGTGCTTCCTGCTACGACTCCAGTAGCTGCTTTTGCCCATTCCTGAAGagacagatgtggtctcccctcCCCGCATACAATGTAACATCCTCCAACTCCAGTTCAACTGGGCTGGTGCAAGGCAAGATGTTCTTCTCAAAGTGCTGCTCTAAGAATTAGTTCAGGGCAGTTCTCTGCCCTGTATACGGGGGGTCAGACTAAAGgacaaatggtcccttctggccttggaatctattaataaGATCTTgggcagtccctgctctgactgTCTCTCCCACTACTCCCAGAGTCCCATTTCACAGGAGCAGGCCCAGGGGCAGCTCCTCAAGTCCATGTTTGTTGCACTGCAAGACACTCCCTGAGAAGAATGCTCCATGGTTGGTGCCTTTTGCTGCAGGGATCAGAGTCACATGCGACATGAGAACCTGTTCAGGCTCAACTGGCTGTGACCCCACTTGCCCAACACTATCTGGCTTCTTACCTTTACTAGACCATCCAGTGTGCCTTTATAGAGCTCCACACTCCCCACTATTGCCCTCTGGTTCATCATCCGCGTTCGCACCACGTCCACTGGGTTGGAGGCAATGGCTCCGGCCAGCCCACAAGTAAAACTGGAACTAAATGCATCAGAGCATTAGAGGCTGCTCTGGGCCCAGGCTGGTGACATGCCTCAGACAGACCTGAGGGCACAGAGAGAGCACTCCCCACAAGAACATAGTGCAGCTAATTTGTTTTGCTCAATCTGGTCTCATGCTTTCTGTTGCCATCCAGAAACCCATGGTGCAGGCAAGATGCACACTATCACTCGGGCAGGAGAAGCACATTTATCATAGCAACCACCTCCTAAATCCAAGTTCCAGAGGTTGTAATGCCCCATGGCACTGGAGATGTTTCAAGCCTCTCCTAAATCTGGCCTCAGGGACAAGCTGCAGTTTCTTGCCATGACCCATGGAGATCTGCCAAGGACTGTGGCACTGCAGTCATGGCAGGTGGGTTTAGGAAACCTGCGGGGGCTGAATTCAAGGACGGGGTGCAGGGTTGGAGTTGGGGATGCTTCTGCAGAGTGAGTGCTGCAAGAGTAGAAGACCCACACTGAGAATGGCAGCGGCATAGAGCAAGGCAAAAGCAACCATGTTGCTACTCCTCTCCCTTGTCTTGCTCTCACTGTAACCTGGTGATTTCCTCCCTCCAGCCACGTGGTGCAAACTCAGTGGGTGCCCCATACCACCCCCAGCTAAGAAACCCCGACAAAAGAATCATCCCACTGAACCACTCTGCAGCAACAGCCTAGAATCAGAAGCCAGGGCAGAGGAGGAATGGGGAATAAAGTAGCTAGGAATGCAGCAGCTCATTTCACATGCTCTGCAGAATTCCTGTCCCCCAACCCCCTTCACCTCTCCTCCTGTAAGTCCCACTGGGATTCTAGCTAGGAGACCTGCACCCCCTACTGCCCACGTGCCAGGCAGCTGAACTGCTCTCTGTAGACCCCCCCAAGAAGTGGATGCCACGGCAAAGCTGCAGTCCTTGCCTCTTGAGTTGGATCTAGCCAAGCTGCTGGCATTGTATTCAGCATAACCAGGTACTGGTCAAGAGTTAACATCACAGGCTGCACTGCACTGTTACATCCTGCCCTTCTCCAGCAGGTCTGACTGGCAATGCCTAGCTTCAGTGGATCCAAAGAGAGCAGAGGGGATTGCAGGTACTCACATGAAGTGGGCAAGGATCGTATCCCCCATGAACCCTGAGAGGATCAGGTGCTTCTTGGTGATGTCATACACTGGCAGCTCCACTCCAACCACAATGGCAGCTCTCTGCGCCGTGGGGACTACACCCTACCAAACACAAGCACTCAATTTACCACTGGAAGCAGAGCCCCCTTCCCTCCTAGACACTCTGCAAAGCCCTCCCATGGCAGTCAGCCCTGCAGCCCACTGACAAGGCCTTCTGGCTGCCTCCCCTAGTTCACCAGCTGCACTTACCCTTGGATAAGGGAATCCTGCTTTATCTTGGTTTTACTCCCAGAGCCCTCCTCCCTTTGGGCATGACTCTCTTTTCTGGTTTTAAAGAGTTAtgctccctccagcctggttTCACTTTACTAGCGACATGAATTGTGTGTCCTGCTACTCTGCCCCCTGGCCTGTAGCCTGGCTGGATCAGGCTCTTCACCTGCCCCCCGAGATCCCAGCTGAAGCTCTCAAATCACTCAACTTCTCCCACTGGGCAGCACCCAACAAAACTAGATGCCAGCAGAGATTAACCAGAAACAAGATGCAGCTATGCAGGGGCCATGTCCTTCCTGTCAACATGGCAGGGAGGTGCTAGGAGCCCAGTTTCTGTTGCACCAAGGCCTATGATCTGGGAGTCCTTCATGCTTCATTAGACTTGCACAAGCTGGGCTGAGCTGGCAGAAGGTCGCTCTGGCCTGAGAATAGGTTATAAAACAGCTGAAGGAAACAAGAGTAAGTTGGAAAGAGCCACCTGAACTGACTGCAAAGCAAACTTCAAGGACTCCAAACAGGTGACCCATTTTCACAACAATGTATGAGAAATTCCTGGGTTAGAGAAAAACCATGGGCAATGGACTGGCAGAGTAGATGGGACAGTGATGGCTGCCCCTTCTGGGCACTGCAGAGAAGTGTAAGGGCATCAATGTCCTGGAGGCCACTATATTAACCAAAGGAAAACCCTTTGGCCTGCGGATGCTGGGGGAATTCTTCAGTACATCCAGCTGGCAAACAGGCCAATCAGGAGATGCAGCTCTCAGACCACATCAAACTGCAATGACCTTAGGGAGGTTGATTTAAGAATCCCACTGCCCATCCCTCATGAGCTGTTTCATGTCTATTCTCTTCCCTATCTTCTTCGGCTTCTGTGTAACTACTTCCAAACTTGGCCAGCTCCAGTATGACAAGCTGAGGCAGCACAAGAACGCTCACCTCAGCACAAAGGAGAGATGGCAGGAGGTGGCCAGGGCTTGCCAGCTCTTAGACCAGGAGAACGAGCTGAGCCCAGGGCTAGCACGCACCCACTTGTGACTGACCTGACTGTGTACTGTATCCTGCCTGCAGCACGTGTCCGTGAGACAgatgttttcctttcttttctatcCTCTCTTCCCTCTCGCGTGCGTTTGTCTAGAGAGCAGGAATAATCTTAACAGCAACCACTGAGCCAAAACCAGCAGTGGAGATACTCCTTACCCTGTCTCTCCCTTCCAGATGAGAAGGCTCTGGAGTAAGTGAGCGACTTAGAGATGTATCTTCCCTCTGAAAGATTGTACTGAATTCAAGGAAGAGATAAAGGGGAATGCTCCATTTGGGAAAGCCATCTGACTTGGCAATCCCAGTACTGGAGCTCTCTCCAGTTTGGGTTTGCTGGTTGAAGTTCATAGAAGGATTTCTACAGTGAGGTCACTATAGTAAAAGCAGGCCCAAGTATCTTATCACAAACCCCAAGTGCGGCTAACTCCTCAACGCACTAACAGTAACAAGTGGGCTCTAAAGAATCTAACACCTTTAAGCTCAGGATCCTTTCTTCACAATCTGCCCTTCCAGCAGTCCCCAGGAAGCTGCCATCCTGCTGTCATTCATACACACAGGACAGATTTCAGGTAACAAGGGATAGGGGGTCTCAAGCTGGACACGAGGCAGAGCTGAAGCTGGTGTAGAACATTAATTGTGGATTTTCTTGCCTTAAAACAATTTGTGTCTTTATATTGAAGTGTTCTGGTGAGGACATTCAAGGGAAACACTTGCTAACATTGAGAATTCCTCCTCCTGACGGCATGCTCAGCCTCAGGATTCTATGAGGAGGCTACGAGCTATTCTGCTGAGCTCTGCAGACTCCTCCCCGCTAACCTCACTGTGTGCTCAAAACCCACTCAGAGATACCCAGGCTGAGTCACTCTTCAAGAGGTGAGCTAGGGGGAAGAAAAAAGACTCCTGCAGAGAGAAGCAAACTGCCTGACCCTGCTCCACGTTAACTATTCTGCAGCTGTATATTCTGGGAAAGGGGCAGGTTTTGGAAAAGTCTGCACTCTGTGCATGAGGGGACCTGCCCCATTCAC harbors:
- the SLC25A14 gene encoding brain mitochondrial carrier protein 1; amino-acid sequence: MVNDGSSFVWRRRKQTGFGSVEDWSLSCAWTRELSAGLSLHWKAGRTVKAENGSFIDIYQQEGTRGLWRGVVPTAQRAAIVVGVELPVYDITKKHLILSGFMGDTILAHFISSFTCGLAGAIASNPVDVVRTRMMNQRAIVGSVELYKGTLDGLVKTWKSEGFFALYKGFWPNWLRLGPWNIIFFITYEQFKRLPF